Genomic DNA from Equus caballus isolate H_3958 breed thoroughbred chromosome 10, TB-T2T, whole genome shotgun sequence:
TTAATGTACATCTATGTTTCCTGCATAATTAGACACAGTATTGGAAATCATAAAAAGAAGCTGATTCTCAGATCCTTGTATTAGAAGAACAAGAACTCTTTTTCAATGCTTGTAATCTGTATTTTAACCAGGGATCATACAGTGGATTTTGAAATGCTTTATTAAGACTATGTGTGAACTtactatattttaataaataaaaatggtttttaatGTGTTAAAACTCATGTGAAATGAATGAGATCTTATCACACCACGATTAACCTCTCCCACTTTATTTAAGGGCATAGGCAAGAGATGATAACAATAACGTCTATGATACTGCAGTGAAACATTACTACTAATCATTTTTTCCTAGTTGCCCTAAagtcaaataatttgaaattatgtTTCCCACAATGTATGTcttgttccttttcctcctttttgtagCTATTGGGACATTTTAAAGGTTATAATAAAGATTCAGTGGAGAGTTTAGCTAAACTACTTCATGATATTGCTGCCTTGCCATTCATGTTGTGTAGCCAAGCAGCCTGGAGGTCCTTGAACTGACACCACCCACTTCTCCACCCAAAGATCATAATAAAGACATGAGCCCTAAACGCTGCTACTGTCTCTGTGTACATCCTGCCTTGGCCTCACCTTGTGAGCTCTTAAGGCCTATCATGTACTTcttccaggacctgtgagtaataaccttttctgcttcaatttttttgaCGTTGAACTACAATTCACCATCTATCCTTTAGGTCCTCTATTTAACAAATGCTTATTTAATAAAGTCTCACAGGTATAATTGGGGCCATACTTTTGGATTCTGAATCACTATAAAATTTGACCCTGTAAATTTCTTCACACATGTCCTTCGCGTATGGAACAGAAGTTGATTTTCATGATTCTGATAGATATTGAATGCAATAGGTAAATATATTAAGctgaatatatattttaggagtaagagagcaaaggagagagaagtgtgtgtctgtgtgtgtgtgtacacataacttcaaaagaaagggaaatactGGCTCAAAACAAGTAATTTCAAAATTGTTGGTGACTTACTAACAAACTAGAAAACTTTCAGATTGGCAATGGAAATCTATTTTGTCTACTCTACATTGAGTTAATTTCTCCTCAGCCTCATTTCTATTAGCTTGAGAATCTCCGCCTTCAAATCCTGTCTTTTTTTTACTTACCTGTTAATCATGTATGACTTACTACATGATTCATTTGTTCCAAAGTTTATGAACTATTGTTTAAATGACCTGCTCAGGGATTTTAATAATGGTTTTCCTTAAATTTAATGGTGATTAGAAATTGATTTGAAGATAAGAGTAATTCCACAGTTAGCATATTaagttgatcttttaaaaattaatatatatactaTTTCTTGAGTGGAATAAAACACAACTCaacatttgttaatattttttcactttttataagGGACATCGACAAAGTTACTTTCTGTGATGTTTTCATCAGGTGAAAGCTTGGAGACTTCATAAGACGTGGAGTCATTTTAACATTTATGTGAAGTGACCAAACACACAGGACAGTGATGGGTGTCAATCTATAGTTAGAAAAATATTCCAATAGAAGTGTGGTTGTAGTGTCAGGTAAGAGACAGAAAATGGATAAGGGAAGTTGACTGAATTATGCATCTGAGGAAGACACCTGTTCCCTGGCTGCACAACTGCCTCTTTAAATTTAGGGGATATATCTACttgtttcatttcctaattgtccccagttcttctgtttctcctcatTGTAATTCCTGCTACATATGCATCTCAGCCATGGGATTTATGAGTTTTCCCCTCAAAATGGTTACACCTCTACTCTTCCAAGTTTAATGGAAATCGCCACCATCAACTTATTTCCCCACGTTAGAGACATGATATTTGCATCCTGAAGTCTCTTTCTTGTCAAAATGCCCAAGTAGCATCCATACCTATTAGAGAGAAAACTGCTTTTTACAGATTTCAAAATCCATGCAAGTCTTTCCCAGACAGTATATATTTGTTTCATCATCAATACTCACCTGACGTCTTTTGAAAATCGGCAGAAACATACTTCTGTGCTCTCTTTCACTTATTCCGGTTCTAATTGgacatttctaaatgaaaatattttaagtctgCCAATGTCACTTCATAACATCACACTTCAAAAGACTACCATCTCTCCAAAGATGAACTGTGAGGAACTCATATTTAGGCGTCCAAAAGCTCTACTCTCTGAATCCGCATTGACCCATCAGCTTAATCCCCCAGTGTTCATTAATCTGTGggaaaattccttttttcttgaaTGAACATTTCACACGGTGCTTTGTTTCATAGAGGTTTACCTACATTCCATGCTTAATTTATTTTGgggtaaatgttttatttcagattGATATTTATGCATTCAAAGACATTTCTGTAATCCTCATATTGTTTCAGGAACTCCTGCTTAATAATGACTAGATTCTGACGCTGCCGTATAagcattaataaagttttatttacataGATATTTCCATGATAATCACACAATAGttcatttacaattgcattaTGATTTATTGCTTCTCTCAGAGCATAATCTCAGCCTGCCTTGTTTGCCACTGTCTTGGAAATGACTGTCTAATAGTTGTTTAGGACTCAGAAGGGGATGAATAAATGCATAACTGAACAATAGTCAAAGAGAATTTGCATATTTCTCATAAGATTATGTGATTATCTACTCCTTATCCAGGACAGGAAAGATGTGGATACTCTGCGATCACGGCTCATGAGAATGTAGGGGCTTACAGTTGGGAAACATGCAGTAACTGGTGCAATAAAGATCACCAGGTTCTGGCTGGGATTATCAGAAAGAGTCACATACAAGAAACAGATGGAAGAGAGAGTGTACAGAGACACAAAAGTGCTCACCAACACAAGGATGCTTTGGGTGGCTCTGGCTTCAGCAGAGGATCTAGGGGAGATTTGGTTCCTATGAATGTGTTGGACCTGCTGCTTGTGCCTGTACAGGATGAAAACCATGGAGCCACTGCTCCAGATCATGAGCCCCAAACAAAGAACATCAGGAAATAATGACAATCCTGTATTCAGTAAGACTGTAATTCTGCCATGAAATACTGAACAACATAATcccaaatcttttttctttgtgatggTTTTGTTGCTCCAATTACCAGTCACACGCatagtaaaaattatatttatcatcaattgtaggacccagcagaggaAAATAGAAGACCCAATGTACTTGGGAGCTTTCACTCTAAGCTCTGCCCACCTTGTGCTCAGGATGCCAATGGTGATGGCCTGGAAGACACTCAAAAGGCAGGTGGTGCCAATGGACACACCCCTGGCCACTCTGTGAATATAGAAAACAAGTTTGTATTCAATATCAGTGAGAAAATTTTTCCACCCAAACGGTATCATTGTATCTGAGATTCCTGTAGGGAGCAGGACCAAGATGTTGGCTACCAGCAGATGTTCAACGATCAAGTCTTTGCCCCTCAGCCTGCATCCCGTGAAGTGAAGGAAGAGATAACGGTAAAGAAGAGAGACATTCCCCAGGACTCCAACTATATTCTCTGATAAGAAGATCATATGTATTGTGAAATTTCTGGTAGCCATCCTGTCCGGTGTCTGTGAAAGATACTTGCCTTCTTAGCCAGAGTGTTCTGCATGGAAATATGAGGCATGTGCTACTTGTATCATATCAACTGAAATCCAATATTGTCCACTTACCATTAGTTCCCATGAAGAAATATTAACTTAATGTTGTTCTTTTACTAAGAGGTCTCCAAGGATTGAATGTATAACTTTTGAAAGAGCATGTATGATGACATAATCATGTCTATGAAGGCTATACACGTACTGGCTCACTTCTTCATTTTTCCCAAACCTACTATTTTCCAGGAACTACGATTATTTTCATTCTAAAGAGCAGCAGAACTTAGATACAGGGACATTAAGCATTTTGACTAAATTCACATGCTAGTTACAGGCAGGATGTGACTTAAACCTGGCTGGGCTGGTAACAAAGCAAGCACGTTTAATCGCTGT
This window encodes:
- the EQUCABV1R913 gene encoding vomeronasal 1 receptor equCabV1R913 (The RefSeq protein has 1 substitution compared to this genomic sequence); this translates as MATRNFTIHMIFLSENIVGVLGNVSLLYRYLFLHFTGCRLRGKDLIVEHLLVANILVLLPTGISDTMIPFGWKNFLTDIECKLVFYIHRVARGVSIGTTCLLSVFQAITIGILSTRWAELRVKAPKYIGSSIFLCWVLQLMINIIFTMRVTGNWSNKTITKKKDLGLCCSVFHGRITVLLNTGLSLFPDVLCLGLMIWSSGSMVFILYRHKQQVQHIHRNQISPRSSAEARATQSILVLVSTFVSLYTLSSICFLYVTLSDNPSQNLVIFIAPVTACFPTVSPYILMSRDRRVSTSFLSWIRSR